A DNA window from Bacteroides cellulosilyticus contains the following coding sequences:
- a CDS encoding N-acetylmuramoyl-L-alanine amidase: MRKIDLLVIHCSATRADRCYTEFDLTTDHLCRGFSGAGYHFYIRKNGDIKSLRPIEKPGAHAKGHNANSIGICYEGGLDTNGRPADTRTDFQKHSLRVLVMLLLRDYPGSRVAGHRDLSPDLNHNGEIEPEEWIKECPCFDAATIPYDPPPPNPAYR, from the coding sequence ATGCGAAAGATTGATTTACTCGTCATTCATTGCAGCGCCACCCGCGCTGACCGTTGTTATACGGAATTTGACTTAACCACTGATCACCTGTGCCGGGGCTTCTCCGGCGCAGGCTATCATTTTTATATCAGGAAGAACGGGGATATTAAAAGTCTCCGTCCCATTGAAAAGCCCGGAGCGCATGCGAAAGGTCATAACGCTAACAGTATCGGGATTTGTTATGAGGGTGGGCTGGATACGAATGGCCGTCCTGCTGATACGAGAACCGATTTTCAGAAACATTCCCTCCGTGTGCTGGTGATGCTACTGTTGAGAGATTATCCGGGTAGTAGGGTTGCTGGTCATCGTGACCTCAGTCCCGACCTGAATCATAACGGTGAAATTGAGCCGGAAGAGTGGATAAAAGAATGTCCCTGTTTTGATGCCGCGACAATTCCGTATGATCCGCCACCTCCGAATCCGGCTTATAGATAG
- a CDS encoding smalltalk protein, whose amino-acid sequence MKKTTWDKILKVIIAVASALVGVLSAHAMTGVR is encoded by the coding sequence ATGAAAAAAACGACTTGGGACAAGATTTTGAAAGTAATTATTGCTGTGGCTTCTGCTTTGGTTGGCGTGCTGAGTGCACATGCCATGACGGGCGTCCGCTGA
- a CDS encoding HU family DNA-binding protein produces MDVTVERYMRRKIVTDENSPKFFYLRQKPGTCKTVDVDTLATAIQKSCAMTKGDVKHVIEALVEEVQESLANGNKVKLNQFGTFHMTFCCPGVATSEECTVKNIKRVNIRFVPDKELKLVNNSHAQTRSPANVTFALEKLEDKEGGSSEGGNSGGNSGGLDENPLG; encoded by the coding sequence ATGGATGTAACCGTAGAGCGCTATATGCGCAGAAAAATTGTGACTGATGAGAATTCTCCCAAGTTCTTTTATCTTCGTCAGAAACCCGGTACGTGCAAGACTGTGGATGTAGACACTCTTGCCACCGCCATACAGAAAAGCTGTGCGATGACGAAGGGTGATGTGAAGCATGTGATAGAGGCGCTTGTGGAGGAGGTTCAGGAAAGCCTGGCAAACGGAAACAAAGTGAAGTTGAATCAGTTCGGAACGTTTCACATGACATTTTGCTGTCCGGGTGTAGCCACCTCGGAGGAGTGTACCGTGAAGAATATCAAGCGCGTGAATATTCGTTTTGTTCCGGACAAGGAGCTGAAACTGGTGAACAACAGCCATGCGCAGACCAGAAGTCCGGCAAATGTAACCTTTGCCTTAGAGAAATTGGAAGATAAGGAAGGCGGCTCATCGGAAGGCGGCAACTCCGGTGGTAACTCCGGTGGCCTGGACGAAAATCCTTTGGGATAG
- the dnaB gene encoding replicative DNA helicase, whose translation MNEILNPQDAGLEEAVLGACLVESEAISLVADKLRPEMFYNDQNRMVYVAILAMFRAGKVIDILTVKNELASCGNLEKVGGPYNLMRLASRIASSAHLEYHACILRELFIRREVILGSYKQLAAAADESVDITDVLVGMHDLLDRLEGDMGATDHLRTMGQLMEDTLTQVEARVENSRNGITGIPTGFSDLDKLTSGWQRGDLDILAARPAVGKTAFALHLAKTAAASGYHTVVFSLEMQGERLGDRWLLAATEDVDASHMRRGLLDTGELRQVREASRQLSQLSIRVDDSPVVSMDHVRSVARMLKSKGECDMIILDYLQLCDMKSDQNNRNREQEVAQATRKAKLMAKELDVPVLLLSQLNRMSEGRPDCRPLLSDLRESGAIEQDADMVMLLYRPALCGLKTEHKSKYPSEGLGMVIVAKHRNGETGDVYFGHNPSLTKMGDYVPPCEWLMKHAK comes from the coding sequence ATGAATGAAATTTTAAATCCACAGGATGCCGGACTGGAAGAAGCCGTGCTGGGTGCTTGTTTGGTAGAGAGCGAAGCTATATCCCTGGTTGCCGATAAATTGCGCCCGGAAATGTTCTATAACGATCAGAACCGGATGGTTTATGTCGCTATTCTGGCTATGTTCCGTGCGGGGAAGGTGATTGATATTCTTACGGTAAAGAATGAACTGGCTTCATGCGGCAACCTGGAGAAGGTGGGCGGGCCTTATAATCTGATGCGGCTTGCTTCGCGCATCGCATCGAGTGCCCATCTGGAATATCATGCGTGCATACTTCGGGAACTGTTTATCCGTCGTGAGGTGATTCTCGGTTCGTATAAGCAACTGGCTGCCGCTGCCGATGAGTCGGTAGACATCACGGATGTATTGGTGGGCATGCACGATTTGCTGGACCGCCTTGAAGGAGATATGGGGGCTACCGACCATCTTCGCACTATGGGGCAACTGATGGAAGATACCCTGACGCAAGTGGAAGCCCGTGTTGAGAATAGCCGGAATGGTATTACAGGTATCCCTACCGGTTTCTCCGATCTGGACAAACTGACTTCGGGATGGCAACGGGGAGATCTGGATATCCTTGCTGCACGTCCGGCAGTGGGAAAAACGGCTTTCGCCCTGCATTTGGCAAAGACGGCTGCTGCAAGCGGTTATCATACGGTGGTTTTCAGTCTGGAAATGCAGGGTGAACGTTTGGGAGACCGCTGGTTGCTTGCCGCTACTGAAGATGTGGATGCTTCGCATATGCGCCGCGGGCTGCTCGATACGGGGGAATTGCGGCAGGTGCGTGAGGCTTCCCGGCAGCTTTCACAACTTTCCATCCGTGTGGACGATAGTCCGGTGGTGAGTATGGATCATGTGCGTTCGGTGGCCCGTATGCTGAAAAGCAAAGGAGAGTGTGACATGATTATTCTGGATTACCTGCAACTTTGTGATATGAAGTCCGACCAGAACAACCGCAACCGTGAGCAGGAAGTGGCACAAGCCACCCGCAAGGCAAAGCTGATGGCAAAGGAACTGGATGTACCGGTATTGTTGCTCAGCCAGTTGAATCGCATGAGTGAAGGGCGTCCCGATTGCCGTCCGCTCCTGAGCGATTTGCGTGAAAGCGGGGCAATTGAACAGGATGCGGATATGGTGATGCTTTTGTATCGTCCTGCTTTGTGCGGCCTGAAAACGGAGCACAAGAGCAAGTATCCTTCCGAGGGGCTTGGAATGGTGATTGTGGCGAAGCACAGAAATGGCGAAACAGGTGATGTTTACTTTGGACACAACCCCAGTCTGACGAAAATGGGAGACTATGTTCCGCCTTGTGAGTGGCTGATGAAGCACGCGAAGTGA
- a CDS encoding DUF4248 domain-containing protein, which translates to MKEVNFDWLLQGCHPLSEVAQAYFPCMHNSSAVRSFRKHVKEIADLYAGLLEVGYTDQITTLTPLQIAVLIRHLGLPNQARREMEQ; encoded by the coding sequence ATGAAAGAAGTGAATTTTGACTGGCTGCTTCAAGGTTGCCATCCTTTGTCCGAAGTGGCACAGGCGTATTTTCCATGTATGCACAACAGTTCGGCTGTGCGCTCGTTCCGGAAACACGTCAAGGAAATTGCCGATTTGTATGCCGGGCTGCTGGAAGTGGGGTACACTGATCAGATTACTACTCTGACCCCGTTGCAGATTGCGGTGCTGATCCGCCATCTGGGGCTTCCCAATCAGGCACGCAGAGAGATGGAACAGTAA
- a CDS encoding DUF4906 domain-containing protein, which translates to MKRMKIGSFLTLFLGLVALAGGMAACEDSIGEEEAPTGNDGLVTVPLTFDFASELNGYDVPRARLEGGNTASFEASLSPQLSTRDVAELTPDALYNLEIRQYNSAGTHLVGSTFANATIGKTLDVTLQASEDCQLVIVARGNGNTVKTELGTRTLQKVQEEITVEATVLNQIDPTSQAGMNKMPYVLHLKHVKVVKDDASGKYIIQSIDGAYDVRLRLKRLATRLTMTWTYTVSGFDIKQILIQSVPLAYAVVDAPDEQDGTYPSLIQQFTTIEVPLVGNSGSYSCWIPANVRGSSPAATSDALRTKANAPQGSAFVNFVAVDKTDAKKKLDYRVYFGGRESSDFNVLGNTNYNYTVNFKHVGIPTGDGRVTYIDPIPASENNNNLLPTANCFMIAPGGAFCFDPFVFQSNGTSITNDKLVSWCSAGGIKSVKLLWQTKENGDVGDPTMGIANSNDDHTNIVDVKRTDGSTITTVPATGAGQCLIYCRTAANTSGGSGVIAAYDGENGTGNILWSWHVWVTDYYPDATGTETVLMPEEKRKLKLVPVSSTDGTVAAIMMDRNLGAYEGAFDAIPKDILTMSRNNGFHFQKGRKDPFPSSYTTQKLPGVYQFTLSADAPPKHIMNRYKPDGFHAIVPLSIGSGATSLQKAYQVPISIAGNNGTTWCSDGSRPAWGTIKTIHDPCPAGWRIPQKSELNVLINRNNSVIPASAQDDGGALLKYDNTEGKFYIRFTGYPPNITQLNSVGVVGYMSASESATIFVVSGNSKPGIGSMRDYDAHTTRCVQEKIE; encoded by the coding sequence ATGAAACGAATGAAAATTGGAAGTTTTTTGACTCTATTTTTAGGGTTAGTTGCACTTGCGGGTGGAATGGCCGCATGTGAAGACAGTATCGGGGAGGAAGAGGCTCCGACGGGTAATGATGGGTTGGTGACGGTGCCGCTGACATTTGACTTCGCCTCCGAACTTAATGGTTATGATGTGCCTCGGGCTCGCCTCGAAGGAGGCAATACTGCCTCCTTCGAGGCGAGCTTGTCCCCCCAGTTGTCAACTCGTGATGTTGCGGAACTGACCCCGGATGCTCTGTATAATTTAGAAATCAGACAATACAATTCCGCAGGCACGCACCTTGTAGGCTCCACTTTTGCCAATGCCACTATCGGCAAGACTTTGGATGTGACACTGCAAGCAAGTGAAGATTGCCAACTGGTGATCGTGGCGCGTGGTAATGGCAATACGGTTAAGACAGAATTAGGAACAAGAACATTGCAAAAAGTGCAGGAAGAAATAACAGTAGAGGCAACAGTACTCAACCAAATTGATCCGACAAGTCAAGCGGGCATGAACAAGATGCCCTATGTGTTGCATCTGAAACATGTGAAAGTGGTGAAAGATGACGCTTCCGGTAAATATATCATCCAAAGTATAGACGGAGCTTATGATGTCCGCCTCCGACTGAAACGCCTGGCAACCCGGCTTACAATGACATGGACATATACTGTTAGTGGTTTTGACATAAAGCAAATCTTGATTCAAAGCGTGCCTTTAGCTTATGCTGTAGTGGATGCACCGGATGAACAGGATGGCACTTATCCATCGCTTATCCAGCAATTTACGACTATAGAAGTTCCCTTGGTGGGTAATAGTGGCAGTTATTCCTGCTGGATACCTGCTAATGTGCGGGGGAGTTCGCCTGCCGCCACTTCGGACGCATTGCGCACGAAAGCCAATGCACCGCAGGGAAGTGCTTTTGTTAATTTTGTTGCCGTGGATAAGACGGATGCGAAGAAAAAACTGGACTATCGCGTTTATTTTGGGGGTAGGGAGTCGTCGGACTTCAATGTGCTGGGTAACACCAATTATAACTATACAGTGAACTTTAAACATGTAGGTATCCCTACGGGTGACGGTCGTGTGACGTATATTGACCCGATACCTGCTTCCGAAAATAACAACAACCTTCTGCCTACCGCAAACTGTTTCATGATTGCTCCGGGTGGTGCGTTCTGTTTCGATCCGTTTGTGTTCCAGTCCAATGGAACTTCAATAACTAATGATAAATTGGTGAGTTGGTGCAGTGCCGGTGGCATCAAGTCTGTGAAGTTGCTCTGGCAGACCAAAGAGAATGGTGATGTGGGTGATCCGACGATGGGCATTGCCAATAGTAATGACGATCACACTAATATTGTGGATGTGAAACGCACAGATGGTTCCACTATCACGACGGTTCCTGCAACAGGAGCAGGGCAATGCCTCATTTATTGCCGCACGGCAGCCAATACTTCCGGCGGGAGCGGCGTGATTGCCGCTTATGACGGGGAGAATGGTACGGGGAATATCCTCTGGAGCTGGCACGTGTGGGTGACGGATTATTATCCGGATGCTACGGGAACCGAAACGGTGCTGATGCCGGAGGAAAAGCGGAAGTTGAAACTGGTGCCGGTGAGCAGTACTGATGGTACTGTTGCGGCCATCATGATGGACCGTAATCTGGGTGCCTATGAAGGCGCGTTCGATGCTATTCCGAAAGATATTCTTACTATGTCCCGAAACAATGGTTTCCACTTCCAGAAAGGGCGGAAGGACCCGTTTCCAAGTAGTTATACGACGCAGAAACTGCCAGGTGTCTACCAATTTACATTAAGTGCGGATGCACCTCCCAAACATATCATGAATAGATATAAACCGGATGGTTTTCATGCAATTGTGCCCTTGTCCATCGGTAGTGGAGCTACTTCGTTACAGAAGGCTTATCAGGTACCGATATCCATTGCTGGTAATAATGGTACTACTTGGTGTTCGGATGGTTCGCGTCCGGCATGGGGTACCATAAAAACTATTCATGATCCGTGCCCGGCAGGGTGGCGTATCCCCCAAAAGAGTGAACTTAATGTTCTGATAAATCGTAATAATAGTGTGATTCCTGCAAGTGCGCAGGATGATGGCGGGGCACTACTTAAATATGATAATACGGAAGGTAAATTTTATATACGATTTACGGGGTATCCGCCCAATATAACTCAATTGAATAGTGTTGGGGTAGTAGGATATATGTCTGCGTCTGAAAGTGCGACAATTTTCGTAGTATCGGGTAACTCCAAGCCTGGAATAGGGTCAATGAGGGATTACGACGCCCACACCACCCGTTGCGTTCAGGAAAAAATAGAATAG
- a CDS encoding ATP-binding protein codes for MSGKIYPIGIQNFEKIRKDGYFYIDKTALVYQLVKTGSYYFLSRPRRFGKSLLISTLEAYFQGKKELFTGLAMEKLEKDWIKYPVLHLDLNARNYEDKNSLYEELNKNLEIWEQAYNSPYADRAPEERFYHVIRLAYEQTGQRVAILVDEYDKPMLQAIGNEELQKQFREVLKPFYGVLKTLDGCIKFAMLTGVTKFGKVSVFSDLNNLDDISMRNEYVEICGVSEWEIHDNLEAELHEFAEAQELTFEALGSRLKEYYDGYHFTHNSIGIYNPFSLLNAFKYKEISNYWFETGTPTYLVELLKRTHYDLGRMAHVETDADVLNSIYGDEDPIPVIFQSGYLTIKGYDKEFGLYRLGFPNKEVEEGFMKFLIPFYTRFNKVEAPFEIQRFVKELRAGDIDAFFKRLRSFFADTPYELVSELELHYQNVLFILYKLLGFYVKAERHTSDGRIDLVLQTDKFIYIMEFKLDGTAEEALQQINEKRYALPFEQDARRLFKIGVNFSNTTRNIEKWLVEE; via the coding sequence ATGAGTGGCAAGATTTATCCTATCGGTATTCAGAATTTCGAGAAGATACGTAAAGATGGTTATTTCTATATTGATAAAACAGCTTTGGTTTATCAATTGGTGAAAACCGGAAGCTATTACTTTCTTAGCCGTCCGCGCCGTTTCGGCAAGAGTCTGCTGATCTCTACCTTGGAAGCATATTTTCAGGGAAAGAAGGAGCTGTTCACCGGGTTGGCGATGGAGAAGCTGGAAAAGGATTGGATAAAGTATCCGGTATTGCATCTGGACTTGAATGCCCGTAATTATGAAGATAAGAATTCTCTGTATGAAGAATTGAATAAAAATCTTGAAATCTGGGAGCAAGCCTATAACAGTCCGTATGCTGACCGTGCACCTGAAGAACGGTTTTATCACGTCATCCGTTTGGCTTATGAGCAGACGGGACAACGCGTTGCCATTCTTGTAGATGAGTATGATAAACCCATGTTACAGGCGATAGGAAATGAGGAACTTCAAAAACAATTTCGGGAAGTACTGAAACCATTCTACGGAGTATTGAAAACCCTGGATGGCTGCATCAAATTTGCGATGTTGACGGGAGTGACGAAGTTTGGCAAGGTAAGTGTGTTCAGTGATTTGAATAATCTGGACGATATTTCGATGCGTAATGAGTATGTCGAAATTTGTGGCGTCAGTGAATGGGAAATTCATGATAATCTGGAAGCGGAACTTCACGAATTTGCTGAAGCGCAAGAACTGACGTTTGAAGCCCTTGGCTCTCGTCTGAAAGAGTATTATGACGGTTATCATTTTACACATAATTCCATAGGTATCTATAATCCTTTTAGTTTGCTGAATGCTTTTAAATATAAGGAGATCAGTAATTATTGGTTTGAGACGGGTACTCCCACTTATCTGGTTGAATTGTTGAAACGTACCCATTATGACTTGGGACGTATGGCACACGTGGAGACTGATGCTGATGTTCTGAATAGTATCTATGGTGACGAAGATCCCATTCCTGTGATTTTCCAGAGTGGGTATCTCACTATAAAGGGTTATGACAAGGAGTTCGGCCTTTATCGTCTCGGTTTCCCAAACAAGGAGGTGGAAGAAGGCTTCATGAAGTTCTTGATTCCCTTCTATACCCGCTTCAACAAGGTAGAGGCTCCTTTTGAGATACAAAGGTTTGTGAAAGAGTTGCGTGCCGGTGATATCGATGCTTTCTTCAAGCGTCTTCGGAGTTTCTTTGCGGATACTCCTTATGAGCTGGTGAGTGAGCTTGAACTTCATTATCAGAATGTTCTTTTCATCCTTTACAAGTTGCTGGGGTTCTATGTCAAGGCGGAGCGTCACACCTCGGACGGTCGTATTGACCTTGTGTTGCAGACAGACAAATTCATCTATATCATGGAGTTTAAACTGGACGGCACTGCTGAAGAGGCTTTGCAACAGATAAATGAAAAACGCTATGCGCTCCCTTTTGAACAGGATGCCCGGCGTTTGTTCAAGATTGGCGTAAACTTTAGTAATACGACACGTAATATTGAGAAGTGGCTTGTGGAAGAATAG
- a CDS encoding DUF4906 domain-containing protein, which produces MSYTATARRNGSPQRLAATARRNGSPQRLAATARRNGSPQRLAATARRNGSPQRLAATARVEGGYTAFNASLLPSVITCSSTDVPDQLYNLEIRQYDADGNHLTGKDYGTVDIGKSLEVTLQEADDCQLVLVARGSGPAVSALETKTLEAVQSMIVNSSVINAIDPSQANSMNAMPYVLHLEHVKVATVNGVPVIQSPDGSYDMRLMLKRLATRLTVTWDYKVAGYKLKQLLIQSVPMNYAIVDKPESDGTFPSIVSQFTTLEVPVADADAAHGSYSCWVPANVRGESAAATTETQRTKANAPVGSTFFNFVAVNDVDTKKKLDYRVYIGSGASTDFNMYRNKDYAYTVNFAHVGIPTSDNRVTYIDPIPASENNDNFVPTANSFMVEPGGAFCFDPFAYQQQGATITNTTLKSWCNSTSGIKSVRVLWQTRENGDVGDPVLGIVNSATDHINIVDIKNADGTVFTGPAYDINQCRIYCRVASNTTGGNGAIVAYDGENGNGNILWSWHLWVTDYAPEHTGNVQVLSPVNKRKLRFIYGNSDVLPVMDRNLGAMVGYVDMAPTSYRDMSKANGLHYQWGRKDPFPSSYTEKEIEMIDNKNSSTPPEGMQNRYGADGIAYVVNDGKMDLTNLRGVCQNPTVFYAKRGQIAGGITTGIGPEWTTEMGSAVWGDTKTVWDPCPAGWRVASRTDMGAIVRSGKNVSNDATKSKDGGYLVYYEASGSGHTSYFRFTGYGRYFNTFVNIGNLCTVCSCTGENTTKGYSAARLFMEGNYDAISMYKSDAHTIRCIQERE; this is translated from the coding sequence GTGAGTTATACCGCAACGGCTCGCCGCAACGGCTCGCCGCAACGGCTCGCCGCAACGGCTCGCCGCAACGGCTCGCCGCAACGGCTCGCCGCAACGGCTCGCCGCAACGGCTCGCCGCAACGGCTCGCCGCAACGGCTCGCCGCAACGGCTCGCCGCAACGGCTCGCCGCAACGGCTCGCGTTGAAGGCGGTTATACCGCCTTCAACGCGAGCCTGTTGCCCAGTGTGATCACCTGTTCTTCAACCGATGTTCCGGATCAACTATACAATCTGGAAATTCGGCAATATGATGCAGACGGAAATCATCTGACAGGAAAGGATTACGGGACTGTGGATATCGGCAAAAGCCTTGAAGTGACTTTACAGGAGGCTGACGATTGTCAACTGGTATTGGTGGCGCGCGGTAGTGGTCCTGCCGTCTCTGCCTTGGAAACTAAAACTTTAGAAGCTGTACAAAGTATGATTGTAAATTCATCAGTAATAAATGCGATTGACCCTTCGCAGGCAAATAGCATGAACGCGATGCCTTATGTGCTTCATTTGGAGCATGTAAAAGTGGCTACGGTCAATGGCGTTCCGGTTATTCAAAGTCCGGATGGAAGCTATGATATGCGCCTGATGCTAAAGCGTCTGGCTACGCGTCTGACTGTGACATGGGACTATAAAGTGGCAGGATATAAACTGAAGCAATTATTGATTCAGAGTGTACCGATGAATTATGCAATCGTGGATAAACCGGAAAGTGACGGCACGTTCCCTTCCATCGTATCGCAGTTCACTACGCTGGAGGTTCCTGTTGCGGATGCGGATGCCGCGCATGGTTCTTACTCCTGTTGGGTACCTGCCAATGTCCGCGGTGAGAGCGCTGCCGCTACAACGGAAACTCAGCGCACCAAAGCGAATGCACCTGTGGGAAGTACTTTCTTCAATTTTGTAGCAGTGAATGATGTAGATACAAAGAAGAAACTGGATTATCGTGTTTATATCGGCTCGGGGGCTTCAACAGACTTTAATATGTATCGCAATAAAGATTATGCTTATACTGTGAATTTTGCTCATGTCGGCATCCCTACGAGCGATAATCGTGTGACGTATATCGACCCGATTCCGGCTTCTGAGAATAATGATAATTTTGTCCCTACTGCTAACAGCTTTATGGTGGAACCGGGTGGTGCTTTCTGTTTTGATCCGTTTGCATACCAGCAGCAGGGGGCAACTATAACCAATACTACTTTGAAAAGTTGGTGTAACTCTACTTCCGGCATTAAGTCTGTGAGAGTGCTTTGGCAGACCCGTGAAAACGGTGATGTAGGCGATCCGGTACTAGGCATTGTAAACAGTGCTACTGATCACATCAATATTGTAGATATAAAAAATGCGGATGGCACCGTGTTCACAGGACCTGCTTATGATATCAATCAATGCCGGATATATTGTCGTGTGGCTTCGAATACCACAGGCGGCAATGGAGCGATTGTAGCCTATGACGGAGAAAACGGAAACGGGAATATCCTTTGGAGTTGGCATTTGTGGGTGACTGATTATGCTCCCGAGCATACCGGAAATGTACAGGTATTATCTCCTGTTAATAAACGGAAATTACGTTTTATTTATGGGAATTCTGATGTATTGCCCGTGATGGACCGGAATCTGGGAGCTATGGTAGGGTATGTGGATATGGCTCCGACCAGTTATCGGGATATGTCGAAAGCAAACGGTCTGCATTATCAATGGGGCAGGAAAGATCCGTTTCCGAGTAGTTATACGGAAAAAGAAATCGAAATGATTGATAATAAAAACTCATCTACGCCGCCTGAAGGTATGCAGAATCGTTATGGAGCGGATGGCATTGCCTATGTAGTGAATGATGGTAAAATGGATCTTACGAATCTTCGGGGAGTCTGCCAAAATCCGACAGTCTTTTATGCTAAAAGAGGTCAAATTGCCGGTGGTATTACGACAGGCATAGGCCCTGAATGGACTACCGAAATGGGAAGTGCCGTGTGGGGAGATACCAAAACTGTCTGGGACCCCTGTCCGGCTGGTTGGAGAGTGGCATCGAGGACTGATATGGGAGCTATAGTACGTAGTGGGAAGAATGTAAGCAATGATGCAACGAAAAGTAAAGATGGAGGTTATCTGGTCTATTATGAAGCTTCAGGTAGCGGACATACTTCTTATTTCAGGTTTACGGGATATGGCAGATATTTCAACACCTTTGTGAATATTGGCAACTTGTGTACTGTTTGCTCTTGCACCGGAGAAAATACGACGAAAGGATATTCCGCTGCGAGGTTATTTATGGAGGGGAACTATGATGCAATCTCTATGTATAAGAGTGATGCCCATACAATCCGCTGTATTCAGGAACGGGAATAG
- a CDS encoding PDDEXK nuclease domain-containing protein, with product MLYERTAISKKPEQTIAHDIELLRKEKQLTPEMAFRDPVILDFLGLNDTYSEKDLESAILAHLQNFIMELGSDFAFLARQKRITIDNVDYYIDLLFYHRKLKRLIAIELKLGKFKVEHKSQIELYLRWLDKHERAEGENSPMGILLCAEKSDSLVELLELGNSGIHIAQYLTELPDKKVLEIQLKKSIKLAKERL from the coding sequence ATGTTGTATGAACGTACTGCTATCAGTAAGAAACCGGAGCAAACCATAGCTCATGATATCGAATTACTGCGTAAGGAGAAGCAATTGACTCCTGAAATGGCATTTCGGGACCCTGTTATATTGGATTTTTTAGGTTTGAATGATACTTATTCGGAAAAAGACCTTGAATCTGCAATTTTGGCTCATTTACAAAATTTCATCATGGAACTTGGAAGCGACTTTGCGTTTCTTGCCCGCCAAAAACGGATAACTATTGATAATGTGGATTATTATATTGACTTATTGTTCTATCATAGAAAGCTGAAACGACTCATTGCTATCGAGTTGAAGTTAGGTAAATTCAAGGTAGAGCATAAGAGCCAGATTGAATTATACCTACGCTGGCTGGATAAACATGAAAGAGCAGAAGGTGAAAACTCTCCTATGGGAATTTTGCTTTGCGCTGAGAAAAGTGATAGTCTTGTAGAACTGTTGGAGTTGGGCAACTCAGGAATACATATCGCCCAGTATTTGACGGAATTACCAGATAAGAAGGTTTTAGAGATTCAATTGAAGAAATCAATAAAGTTAGCAAAAGAAAGGTTGTAG